The Candidatus Eisenbacteria bacterium genome includes a window with the following:
- the tenA gene encoding thiaminase II — MTMGWFAALRSEADPIWRGIHGHPFLAELSAGSLSLDRFRFLIRQDYPYLAEFSRVLALAVSRGGRLAEMAFFDDLLHATLSSEMELHRSFCAELGIAPEDLESARLAPTAFAYTRHMLAVGALGTQAEIAVALLPCTVSYAEIGARLGRNPPAGAPHFARWVAAYASEEYQAIASRLIALVDGLDGRVSTEERARCREHFLVGSRYEWLFWDMAYRMEDWPTF; from the coding sequence GTGACCATGGGATGGTTCGCGGCCCTGAGGAGCGAGGCGGATCCGATCTGGAGGGGGATCCACGGCCACCCGTTTCTCGCGGAGCTATCGGCCGGCTCTCTGTCGCTCGATCGCTTCCGCTTCCTCATCCGGCAGGACTATCCCTACCTGGCGGAGTTCAGCAGGGTCCTCGCGCTGGCGGTCTCCCGGGGCGGACGGCTTGCGGAGATGGCCTTCTTCGACGATCTGCTCCACGCGACGCTCTCGAGCGAGATGGAGCTGCATCGAAGCTTCTGCGCCGAGCTCGGGATCGCGCCCGAGGATCTCGAGTCGGCGCGCCTCGCCCCGACGGCCTTCGCCTACACGCGCCACATGCTCGCCGTGGGCGCGCTCGGGACGCAGGCGGAGATCGCGGTCGCCCTCCTGCCCTGCACGGTGAGCTATGCGGAAATCGGCGCGCGACTGGGCCGGAACCCTCCGGCGGGGGCTCCGCACTTCGCGCGCTGGGTCGCGGCGTATGCCTCCGAGGAGTACCAGGCGATCGCGAGCCGCTTGATCGCCCTCGTCGACGGTCTCGACGGGCGTGTATCGACCGAGGAGCGGGCGCGATGCAGGGAGCACTTCCTCGTGGGCTCCCGCTACGAGTGGCTCTTCTGGGACATGGCCTACCGGATGGAGGACTGGCCTACCTTCTGA